Proteins co-encoded in one Prevotella sp. E13-27 genomic window:
- a CDS encoding NUDIX hydrolase: protein MEHPLKTFQYCPVCGSHEFEENNIKSKRCRSCGFVYYANACSATVAFIVRSKNGQGKPDELLVARRGKEPAKGTLDIVGGFVDMEESAEEGLLREITEETGMTVTMEDVRYLFSIPNLYEYSGMTVHTLDMFYLVRVDADAEPHAHDDVAELQWIPFNKVDPSLFGLRSISQGVHRFIAERERFLRGEK, encoded by the coding sequence ATGGAACACCCTCTAAAGACGTTTCAGTACTGTCCCGTCTGTGGCAGTCATGAGTTCGAAGAGAACAACATCAAGAGCAAGCGTTGCCGCTCATGCGGTTTTGTCTATTATGCCAACGCGTGCTCTGCCACCGTGGCATTCATAGTACGTTCAAAGAACGGACAGGGCAAGCCCGACGAACTGCTCGTGGCACGCCGCGGAAAAGAGCCTGCTAAAGGCACTCTCGACATCGTTGGCGGCTTCGTGGACATGGAGGAGTCGGCCGAGGAAGGACTGCTTCGCGAGATCACTGAAGAGACTGGCATGACCGTTACAATGGAAGACGTGAGATATCTTTTCTCCATTCCTAATCTATACGAATATAGCGGCATGACCGTCCATACGCTCGACATGTTCTATCTCGTACGTGTGGATGCCGATGCAGAGCCACATGCCCACGACGATGTTGCCGAACTGCAATGGATACCTTTCAATAAGGTTGACCCGTCACTCTTCGGCTTGCGAAGCATAAGCCAGGGAGTGCATCGATTTATAGCGGAGAGAGAACGGTTTTTAAGAGGTGAGAAGTGA
- a CDS encoding bifunctional riboflavin kinase/FAD synthetase, with protein sequence MITVFYPSETPVPNGRYVATIGFFDGVHRGHCHVVERLKSMAREQHKQSMLITFEHHPRQVVCPDWQPQLLTSLEEKQALLSAMDIDVLVVLRFTKSMAALSARQFMEQVLLRDLHADVLLTGYDNRFGHDRTEGFEDYVRYGRELGISVLCADAVDVTTTGSDGAGNSVRVSSSVVRRMLQEGRVDEAAVCLGRCYSLMGTVVHGEQIGSSLGFPTANMEVADENRLIPASGVYAVRVDVDGKGYIGVMNIGCRPTFGIHNQTLEVNILDFSGDIYGHHINVSFVSRLREEKHFSSRETLVNQMTIDVAKARAILNK encoded by the coding sequence ATGATAACAGTTTTCTATCCTTCCGAGACACCTGTTCCCAATGGTCGCTATGTGGCAACTATTGGCTTTTTCGATGGTGTTCATCGTGGTCATTGCCATGTGGTGGAGCGGCTGAAAAGTATGGCTCGCGAACAGCATAAACAGTCGATGCTAATAACCTTTGAGCACCATCCGCGACAGGTGGTCTGTCCCGACTGGCAGCCGCAACTGCTCACCTCGCTTGAAGAAAAGCAGGCTCTCTTGTCTGCCATGGATATTGACGTGCTTGTAGTACTGCGTTTCACTAAGTCTATGGCGGCTCTCTCTGCCCGACAGTTCATGGAGCAGGTACTTCTCCGTGACCTCCATGCCGACGTGTTGCTTACTGGTTATGACAATCGCTTCGGCCACGACCGTACGGAGGGTTTTGAAGACTATGTACGTTATGGCCGTGAACTAGGTATCAGCGTACTTTGTGCCGATGCCGTCGATGTAACAACTACCGGTTCTGATGGCGCTGGCAATTCTGTGCGTGTCAGCTCGTCGGTTGTGCGACGCATGCTTCAGGAAGGGCGTGTCGATGAGGCTGCCGTCTGTTTGGGGCGCTGCTACAGTCTTATGGGAACTGTTGTCCACGGTGAGCAGATAGGCAGCAGCTTGGGCTTCCCCACTGCAAATATGGAGGTTGCCGATGAGAACCGTCTCATCCCTGCATCAGGTGTATATGCCGTGCGTGTCGATGTTGATGGCAAAGGCTATATTGGTGTAATGAATATTGGCTGTCGTCCCACGTTCGGCATTCATAACCAAACACTTGAGGTGAACATCCTTGATTTCTCGGGCGACATCTACGGTCATCACATCAATGTGAGTTTCGTTAGTCGTCTGCGTGAGGAGAAGCATTTCAGTTCGCGTGAAACCCTTGTCAATCAGATGACTATCGACGTGGCAAAAGCTCGCGCTATCTTAAACAAATGA
- a CDS encoding aspartyl protease family protein yields the protein MRNLIIIMAAWLCVVADAQSGGYNLDFTVSERNFADTLSIEFDHDRVMVPVVVGGDTLRFLLDTGASQAVVYDDSPISGCVPDGFILSHDAVGHTDTVAVMKLPSVYLGRITFTGLRATLQHRAVKRSGIDGILGFDIVNRGLLMKVDVEHRRLIITDRKKFFDKEKGYSLRYKLNYHVPYITIEPFRGFKERVLFDTGSRHLYAMKWASYEAAERFCVAQNPKQVEGRTYGRYAIGLHGTEPSGPVAFLALDRLAFGEFGFCDVHTLTTQGGSHIGAPLLRYGAVVFNPRRKRVIFQPYTDNDYCVVANEQLKKAIVNEKGKPVVGLVWDKSEAYKAGLRQGDIIIKADERTINSFADYISFRPIIGHVYRVIVRDRRGFQKEVYMEW from the coding sequence GTGAGAAATCTAATTATTATAATGGCCGCCTGGCTGTGTGTCGTTGCTGATGCACAGTCAGGCGGTTATAATTTGGATTTCACTGTCTCTGAGCGCAATTTCGCTGACACGCTTAGCATCGAGTTCGACCACGACCGCGTGATGGTACCCGTCGTCGTAGGTGGCGACACACTGCGCTTCCTGCTCGACACCGGTGCCAGTCAGGCGGTGGTCTATGACGATAGCCCTATCAGCGGCTGCGTGCCCGACGGTTTTATTCTCTCCCACGATGCAGTAGGCCACACCGACACCGTTGCTGTGATGAAGCTCCCATCAGTATATCTCGGACGTATCACGTTTACCGGATTGCGTGCCACGTTGCAACATCGTGCCGTGAAACGTAGCGGCATCGATGGCATCCTGGGCTTTGACATCGTGAACCGCGGACTGCTGATGAAGGTTGACGTGGAGCACCGACGGCTCATCATTACCGACCGGAAGAAGTTCTTCGACAAGGAAAAAGGCTATTCTTTGCGATATAAGCTCAACTATCACGTGCCATACATCACCATAGAGCCGTTTAGAGGCTTCAAGGAGCGCGTTCTTTTCGATACTGGTAGCAGACACCTATACGCCATGAAATGGGCGAGCTACGAGGCCGCAGAGCGTTTCTGTGTGGCTCAGAACCCTAAACAGGTAGAAGGACGCACCTATGGGCGCTATGCCATAGGTCTTCATGGCACCGAACCGTCAGGACCTGTGGCATTTCTTGCTTTAGACCGTCTTGCCTTCGGAGAGTTCGGATTCTGCGATGTGCATACTCTTACCACGCAGGGCGGCTCCCATATCGGTGCTCCTCTGTTGCGATATGGTGCCGTGGTGTTCAATCCGCGCCGTAAGCGTGTCATCTTCCAGCCATATACCGACAATGACTATTGTGTTGTTGCCAATGAGCAGCTTAAGAAGGCCATTGTCAACGAAAAAGGTAAGCCTGTAGTTGGTCTCGTGTGGGACAAGAGCGAGGCCTACAAGGCAGGTCTCCGTCAGGGAGACATTATAATAAAAGCCGACGAAAGAACTATTAATTCTTTCGCCGACTATATTTCTTTCCGTCCGATAATCGGACATGTCTATCGTGTTATCGTGCGCGACAGGCGCGGTTTCCAGAAAGAGGTTTACATGGAGTGGTAA
- a CDS encoding CPBP family intramembrane glutamic endopeptidase — protein sequence MKKAISYTLIFLGIQLLVSGIITVALQFIDGGSLLKSPYVPIVSMLVFSVVSLMVFIRLGWAAPTRDYLLSRPWFVVFWSVLAALGSVIPSIAFQEQLPELPNFIEDEMSQIFSTRGGYFIVCLLVPLVEELVFRGAVLRALLASKPKLDGAAENRRHWIMIAISALLFSLAHLNPAQMIHAFFIGLLLGWMYYRTNSIVPGVVFHWVNNTVAFVLYIFYPSDDIRLIDIFTTQHHVILAVLFSLLILLPSLYQLHLWMKRG from the coding sequence ATGAAAAAAGCCATTAGTTATACACTTATCTTCCTTGGCATACAGTTGCTGGTGTCAGGCATCATCACAGTTGCATTACAGTTCATTGATGGCGGTAGCCTTTTGAAGTCTCCATACGTACCCATAGTGTCAATGCTCGTGTTTTCAGTTGTCAGCCTGATGGTGTTCATCCGCTTGGGATGGGCCGCTCCCACTCGCGACTATCTTCTCTCGCGTCCGTGGTTCGTGGTTTTCTGGTCGGTGCTGGCTGCCCTTGGCTCAGTTATTCCTTCCATAGCATTCCAGGAGCAGTTGCCCGAGCTACCCAACTTCATCGAGGATGAGATGAGTCAGATATTCAGCACCCGTGGAGGATATTTTATAGTGTGTCTGCTCGTGCCATTGGTTGAAGAGCTGGTGTTCCGTGGAGCCGTGCTTCGTGCTCTGCTGGCATCTAAGCCAAAGCTCGACGGTGCGGCTGAGAACAGGCGCCACTGGATCATGATAGCCATCTCTGCGTTGTTATTCTCGTTGGCCCACCTCAATCCGGCGCAAATGATTCACGCGTTCTTTATCGGCTTGCTCCTTGGATGGATGTACTATCGCACAAATAGCATCGTGCCAGGCGTAGTGTTCCACTGGGTCAACAACACCGTGGCGTTCGTGCTTTACATCTTCTATCCCAGTGACGACATTCGTCTTATAGACATCTTTACTACTCAGCATCACGTCATCCTTGCCGTCCTGTTCTCGCTGCTTATTCTTCTCCCATCACTCTATCAGCTGCACCTTTGGATGAAGAGAGGGTAA
- a CDS encoding DUF4842 domain-containing protein codes for MNYFSFAKGMTVMAIAFAAASCSHETDLYDQSRKEKESTENFKNFVLGGREVDPNQTWSTSSSVQLTINSVIAEGTLKVYAASPVGQNVAPIYVGTIAKQEQKTITVACPNDVTRLYVAVYDSQNYMRYETVNVTGSDLKVSFDAEEAAARNMTRGVFKAKSYSSSFNFPSMADDENFLSAVPAGVKSYDEVGQWGYDIGTSYIDESHTGGVNIWGKWDGSKTSGGKLYIKGYNDYSNRQFYVASNTEVYLIEGATLIISAGDAGNLQGGDNYYLAKGAKIIAKGELKVNNGLHMYNKGTIEAPKLSVNNTSLLYNANIVKVDGEISVENNQSVIVNDNEITAGSMHTAGSGHFLNTGKCEISGQAFVNSNNNSWVNNGYYHCNNFKYEGGSWNVINNCKLVCDEDFYMNLGQNQGEFKLDGSVEAKNMFHGIGYTKMTGKSIFKIAETITCHADADGCYFGFYGPETDANGYAVVQAKKITATSLTQRRSITYRNYLIVATNNHWEQCDKYDSSVNGNYPYWDQGDNVKMSLKSKDDITETIEATECNAGISGKSAIVIEEPTMYYYYAFEDLGTTDDFDFNDVIVRLSAPVKGESTLEIVAAGGTMETYVTYGEGSEPIRVGAEVHSAMGASSVKTMVNTDKVDTNHFAILGTIEISDNAKVDQLPIGIEVKGSKGETVRVTRKVETGKSPLVIVVSGDENGKWFWPTERVNITAAYADFGEWGANVSNYKDWYRTPSGSVVNY; via the coding sequence ATGAATTATTTCTCTTTTGCAAAAGGAATGACTGTGATGGCAATAGCCTTTGCCGCTGCAAGTTGTTCACACGAAACCGACCTTTACGACCAGAGCCGTAAAGAAAAGGAAAGCACTGAAAACTTTAAGAACTTTGTGCTTGGCGGTCGCGAGGTTGACCCCAATCAGACATGGAGCACAAGCAGTTCTGTTCAGTTGACAATAAACTCTGTGATTGCTGAAGGAACACTTAAGGTCTATGCTGCAAGCCCTGTTGGTCAGAATGTCGCTCCAATCTATGTTGGAACGATTGCCAAGCAGGAGCAGAAGACCATCACCGTGGCATGTCCTAACGACGTGACACGCCTGTATGTTGCTGTCTATGACTCACAGAACTACATGCGCTACGAGACCGTAAACGTTACTGGCAGCGACCTGAAGGTAAGCTTCGATGCCGAGGAGGCAGCAGCACGCAACATGACACGCGGCGTGTTCAAGGCAAAGTCATATAGCAGCAGCTTCAACTTCCCATCAATGGCTGACGACGAGAACTTCCTCAGCGCAGTGCCTGCAGGAGTGAAGAGCTACGACGAAGTGGGTCAGTGGGGTTATGACATCGGCACCAGCTATATCGACGAGAGTCACACTGGCGGCGTGAACATCTGGGGAAAATGGGACGGTTCGAAGACCTCAGGCGGTAAGCTCTATATCAAGGGCTACAACGACTACAGCAACCGCCAATTCTATGTTGCTTCCAACACCGAAGTGTATCTCATTGAGGGTGCAACACTTATTATCAGTGCTGGCGATGCAGGTAACCTTCAGGGCGGTGACAACTACTACCTTGCCAAGGGCGCAAAGATTATTGCCAAAGGCGAACTGAAGGTCAACAACGGTCTTCACATGTATAACAAGGGTACCATAGAGGCTCCGAAGCTCAGCGTCAACAACACCAGCTTGCTTTACAACGCAAACATAGTGAAGGTTGACGGTGAGATTAGCGTAGAGAACAACCAATCTGTCATTGTCAATGACAACGAGATTACTGCCGGAAGCATGCACACAGCAGGTTCTGGTCACTTCCTCAACACAGGCAAGTGTGAGATCAGCGGTCAGGCCTTTGTGAACAGCAACAACAACTCATGGGTTAACAACGGTTACTACCACTGTAACAACTTCAAGTATGAGGGTGGCTCATGGAACGTCATCAACAACTGTAAGCTTGTTTGCGACGAGGACTTCTATATGAACCTCGGTCAGAACCAGGGCGAGTTCAAACTCGACGGAAGCGTGGAGGCAAAGAACATGTTCCACGGCATTGGCTACACCAAGATGACAGGAAAGTCAATCTTCAAGATAGCAGAGACCATCACCTGCCATGCTGATGCTGACGGCTGCTATTTCGGCTTCTACGGTCCTGAGACCGATGCCAACGGCTATGCTGTCGTACAGGCAAAGAAGATTACTGCCACAAGCCTCACACAGCGCCGCTCAATCACATACCGTAACTACCTCATCGTGGCTACTAACAACCACTGGGAGCAGTGCGACAAGTATGACAGCTCTGTCAACGGCAACTATCCTTACTGGGATCAGGGTGACAACGTGAAGATGTCACTGAAGAGCAAGGACGACATCACCGAGACCATAGAGGCTACCGAGTGTAACGCAGGCATCAGCGGAAAGAGCGCCATCGTAATAGAGGAGCCAACAATGTACTATTACTACGCATTTGAGGACCTGGGTACTACCGACGACTTCGACTTCAACGACGTCATTGTACGCCTGTCAGCACCTGTCAAAGGCGAGTCAACACTGGAGATTGTTGCTGCAGGTGGTACTATGGAGACCTATGTCACCTATGGCGAGGGCAGTGAGCCTATACGCGTAGGTGCAGAAGTACACAGCGCCATGGGTGCCAGCTCAGTAAAGACGATGGTCAACACCGACAAGGTAGATACTAACCACTTCGCCATACTGGGCACCATCGAGATCAGCGACAATGCAAAGGTTGACCAGCTGCCTATCGGCATCGAGGTGAAAGGCAGCAAAGGCGAGACCGTCAGAGTGACACGCAAGGTGGAAACAGGTAAGTCACCACTCGTCATCGTAGTCAGCGGCGACGAGAACGGCAAGTGGTTCTGGCCTACAGAGCGCGTGAACATCACCGCTGCCTATGCAGACTTCGGTGAATGGGGCGCTAACGTAAGCAACTATAAGGACTGGTATCGCACACCAAGCGGTTCGGTGGTGAATTATTAG
- a CDS encoding S46 family peptidase — translation MKKLLLTAVCMLSLGAYADEGMWTLYNLPQAVYEKMKSEGYELPYEQLYQADDAIMKSVVNFSGYCSGVVVSPDGLVFTNHHCGFEAIRSHSTVEHDYMLNGFCAKSYEEELPNKNMFVSFMVEQKDVTDKVITNAFKKMTHAQRETYLDSLENAWSKDVKKQDSTLRLELKPFYEGNRYFATTYRDFTDLRLVFTIPKSMGKFGGETDNWMWPRQTCDFSVFRIYADPKTNGPAEYSKDNVPYHPEHWARVSDEGYKEGTFSMTIGYPGSTSRYLSSYGITERYAENAIRAQVRGVKQEVMKRHMDASEAVRIKYDSKYAHSSNYWKNSIGMNKCIDSIGLIKQKQQFELQLKAWMDSTGHYSGQLDFDKMAKLYEKRLELRKLRMYWMETFRGNDELTTRAMAVSRAVSNGERYFTVKDNRETFDVDTDKDILVALLKNYRAKVTDEAYLPDFYKTIEGKYKGNYEKFVNHLYKKSKVMKSGKVLHTQKPNMYREVGVAYGRSVSKIISKINKELKKLNDDINRQEQLLCAAKLRMEEDLPHYSDANFTMRLSYGQVKEYKLGGWKSGYYTAASSMYQKMVLGDKIEDYRVEPEMKTLLSDASDAKKANPYRDTKTGEMQLCFLTTNDITGGNSGSPMFDGKNRLIGLAFDGNWDSLSSDIFFDSQLARCIGVDIRYVLFMMDRWGHADRLLREVRGEK, via the coding sequence ATGAAGAAACTATTACTGACAGCTGTCTGCATGCTGTCGTTGGGTGCCTATGCCGATGAAGGCATGTGGACACTCTACAACCTGCCACAGGCTGTCTATGAGAAAATGAAAAGCGAGGGCTATGAGCTGCCCTATGAACAGCTCTATCAGGCTGATGATGCCATCATGAAGTCGGTTGTTAACTTCTCTGGCTATTGCTCAGGCGTGGTGGTATCGCCCGACGGTCTTGTCTTCACCAACCACCACTGCGGCTTCGAGGCTATACGCTCTCACTCTACCGTGGAACATGACTATATGCTCAATGGCTTCTGTGCGAAGTCTTACGAGGAAGAGCTGCCAAACAAGAACATGTTCGTATCGTTCATGGTGGAACAGAAAGACGTCACCGACAAGGTCATTACCAACGCTTTCAAAAAGATGACCCATGCTCAGCGTGAGACCTATCTTGATTCGCTTGAGAACGCATGGTCGAAGGATGTGAAGAAGCAGGACTCCACACTGCGCCTGGAGCTGAAGCCTTTCTACGAGGGCAACCGCTATTTCGCCACTACCTATCGTGACTTCACCGACCTGCGTCTGGTGTTCACCATTCCTAAGTCTATGGGTAAGTTTGGTGGTGAGACCGACAACTGGATGTGGCCGCGCCAGACCTGCGACTTCTCCGTGTTCCGCATCTATGCCGACCCCAAGACTAATGGTCCGGCAGAATACTCCAAGGACAATGTGCCCTATCATCCAGAGCACTGGGCTCGTGTGTCAGACGAGGGATATAAGGAAGGCACATTCTCTATGACCATCGGCTATCCTGGCTCTACGTCGCGCTATCTCTCCAGCTATGGCATCACTGAGCGCTATGCTGAGAATGCCATCCGTGCACAGGTGCGTGGCGTGAAACAGGAGGTGATGAAGCGCCACATGGATGCCTCTGAGGCAGTACGCATAAAATATGACTCGAAATATGCGCACAGCTCAAACTACTGGAAGAACTCCATTGGCATGAACAAATGTATTGACTCCATTGGCCTCATTAAGCAGAAACAGCAGTTCGAGCTTCAGCTGAAGGCGTGGATGGACTCCACTGGCCACTATAGCGGACAGCTCGACTTCGACAAGATGGCTAAGCTCTATGAGAAGCGTCTGGAGCTGAGAAAGCTGCGTATGTACTGGATGGAGACTTTCCGTGGCAATGACGAGTTGACAACACGTGCCATGGCGGTGTCTAGGGCTGTGTCTAACGGTGAGCGCTATTTCACAGTAAAAGACAATCGTGAAACGTTCGATGTCGATACCGACAAGGACATACTCGTGGCATTGCTGAAGAATTATCGTGCCAAAGTTACTGACGAGGCCTATCTGCCCGACTTCTATAAGACTATAGAGGGAAAATACAAGGGTAACTACGAGAAGTTCGTAAACCATCTGTATAAGAAGTCAAAGGTGATGAAGAGCGGTAAGGTGCTCCACACCCAGAAGCCTAATATGTACCGTGAGGTGGGTGTTGCCTATGGCCGCAGCGTGTCAAAGATTATCAGCAAGATAAACAAGGAGCTGAAGAAGCTCAACGATGACATTAACCGTCAGGAGCAGTTGCTCTGTGCTGCCAAGCTGCGCATGGAGGAAGACCTGCCACACTACAGCGATGCCAACTTCACCATGCGTCTGAGCTATGGTCAGGTAAAGGAATATAAGTTAGGTGGCTGGAAATCAGGCTATTACACCGCTGCGTCAAGCATGTACCAGAAGATGGTACTGGGTGACAAGATCGAGGACTATCGCGTGGAACCTGAGATGAAGACCCTGCTCTCTGATGCCTCTGACGCAAAGAAGGCTAACCCATACCGTGACACGAAGACGGGCGAGATGCAGCTCTGCTTCCTTACTACCAACGACATCACCGGTGGTAACTCCGGTTCACCTATGTTCGATGGTAAGAACCGTCTCATCGGACTGGCCTTCGATGGCAACTGGGACTCACTGTCGAGTGACATCTTCTTCGACTCTCAGCTTGCACGCTGCATAGGTGTTGACATACGCTACGTGCTCTTCATGATGGACCGTTGGGGACATGCCGATCGTCTGTTGAGAGAGGTGAGAGGTGAGAAGTGA
- a CDS encoding type II toxin-antitoxin system HipA family toxin codes for MIEINICPSTLQEGFTTYSPAARKLLFDGKDVSHILDFDSPNNDSADNEAYLKNVGRISLSGVQPKASLVVNEEGRLVKPTEDERGTYILKPAPSSYALLNRMYCPSNEHLTMQLASQIYHIETAANALCFFRDGEAAYLCRRFDVGPNGQKYSQEDFASLAGLTNANGGSDYKYNNLSYEECADIIRKFVKAAPVEILKFFRIIVFNYLTLNDDAHLKNFSLINRGDGEYHLAPAYDLINTSLHLSMPRIFALDKGLFKEGMQLSDTRTVGRKDFEEFAHRIGLSDRLIKRELDFFATEHLLAKELIDRSFLSESLKRSYWLSYNYRRASLTFD; via the coding sequence ATGATAGAGATAAACATATGTCCATCTACCTTGCAGGAAGGTTTTACAACTTATTCTCCTGCAGCTCGAAAACTACTGTTTGACGGAAAAGATGTTTCTCATATACTTGACTTTGACAGTCCTAATAACGACAGTGCCGACAATGAAGCCTACCTGAAAAATGTAGGGCGCATTTCGCTATCTGGTGTACAACCCAAGGCCAGTTTAGTGGTAAATGAAGAAGGTCGTTTGGTGAAGCCCACCGAAGATGAGCGAGGCACATACATCTTAAAACCTGCTCCATCGTCTTATGCCTTGCTCAACCGCATGTACTGTCCGTCCAACGAGCACCTGACTATGCAATTGGCCTCACAAATATATCATATTGAAACTGCGGCTAATGCCCTTTGCTTTTTCCGAGACGGTGAAGCTGCCTATCTTTGTCGGCGATTTGACGTTGGGCCAAATGGACAGAAATACAGTCAGGAAGATTTTGCTTCTCTTGCAGGACTGACAAATGCCAATGGTGGCAGCGACTACAAATACAACAATCTGAGTTACGAGGAATGCGCTGACATCATCCGTAAATTCGTCAAAGCAGCACCTGTAGAAATACTTAAGTTCTTCCGCATTATAGTGTTCAATTATCTTACACTAAACGATGATGCACACTTGAAAAACTTCTCACTTATCAATCGTGGTGATGGGGAATATCACCTTGCTCCCGCTTATGACCTCATAAATACCAGTCTGCATCTAAGCATGCCTCGCATCTTCGCTCTTGACAAGGGATTGTTCAAAGAGGGTATGCAGCTATCCGATACAAGAACCGTCGGACGAAAGGACTTTGAAGAGTTCGCTCATCGTATTGGATTGTCAGACAGACTGATAAAGCGAGAACTGGACTTTTTTGCCACGGAACATCTTCTGGCAAAGGAACTTATTGATCGTTCTTTCCTTTCTGAATCACTGAAACGAAGTTATTGGCTCTCGTACAACTATCGACGGGCTTCATTGACTTTTGACTGA